One part of the Malus sylvestris chromosome 2, drMalSylv7.2, whole genome shotgun sequence genome encodes these proteins:
- the LOC126584522 gene encoding uncharacterized protein LOC126584522 gives MHRYSFLYTFRRSYISFPIFMLISNINIGYNSLSHCWICHSIPYLTVVFSIMFGCAITGRERERVGAVIFSFYILPFPICVSGCWHSSSSSSIYTTLFYHAWVSKFQIQFNTSSTPLKGLIILGLNSKVRVQDVCVGCRGFRGGMSWGAPMNCRAAQLFVCKMSFIPALIHLNPVISCLFLF, from the exons ATGCATAGGTACTCATTTCTCTACACTTTTCGAAGATCTTATATATCTTTTCCTATATTTATGCTTATCTCTAATATAAATATAGGTTACAATTCCTTATCTCACTGTTGGATTTGCCATTCAATTCCTTACCTGACCGTTGTATTTTCCATAATGTTTGGGTGTGCAATTactgggagagagagagagagggtgggtgcagtcattttctctttctatatCCTTCCTTTCCCAATTTGCGTCTCTGGTTGTTGgcattcatcttcttcctcaag CATCTACACAACGTTGTTCTACCATGCCTGGGTTTCGAAGTTCCAAATCCAATTTAACACGTCATCAACTCCACTTAAAG gTTTGATTATATTGGGGTTGAATTCTAAAGTGAGGGTGCAGGACGTGTGTGTAGGGTGTAGGGGTTTCAGGGGCGGTATGAGTTGGGGTGCGCCCATGAATTGCAGAGCTGCTCAGCTCTTCGTCTGTAAGATGAGTTTCATCCCTGCCTTAATTCACTTAAATCCTGTGATTTCATGTCTTTTTTTGTTCTGA